AGCGACTGCGCCTCGTCTTTCTCAGGCTTGCGCTCCTCGGGCTTCTGCTGTTCGGGTGGCAGATCGCTTCGCTGGGCACACCGGCCTTCATCCTGCCGAGCCCGTCGCGGGTTTGGAAGACTTGGCAGGAACTTGTCGCCAGACCCGAATTCTGGGGTGATTTCGGGATTACATTCTACCGCATCTTCATGGGTTTCGCGTTTGCGGCGGTGATCGGCACGGTTCTGGGTCTGCTGCTCGGAGCGAGCCGGACATTGGGTGAGTTCTTTGAGCCTGTCCTGACCATCATCAACACGGTCTCTTCTTCCATCTGGGCCATTTTTGCGCTGATCTGGTTCGGCCTGTCCAACTGGAGCACCATCTTCGTGGTGTTCATGACGGCGATGCCCCTGATCCTGACCAATGTCTGGCAGGGAACGCAGACCGTGAACGCGGAATTCATCGAGCTCGCGCGCACCTTCCGCATGTCGCGTCTGCAAATGCTAACCAAGATTTACCTGCCGACAATTCTGCCCCTTTTCTTCGCGGGCGCGCGTCTGGCTTTCGGCTTCGGAGCCCGGGTCAGCATCGTTGCGGAAACATTGGGGGCAAGTAGCGGTATCGGATATCGCCTGCGTCAGGCCGCCGACCTTGTTCAGACCGACCAAGTGTTCGCATGGACACTGACCTTGGTCGCACTGATGATAATTTTAGAAGGGTTTGTCTTGAAGCCGGTAGAACAGCATTTGTTTGCATGGAAGAAGCGTCCAGAGACTCAATAACGATCATTCAAGCTTCATGAAAACACGAACTCGGAGAATCCCTTGAAACATCTCTCGATTGCCGCGGTCGCCCTCGCCATCGTCACCGGTCTGGCCGGTCACGCCGAAGCACAGAAGGTACGCATCGGCTACTGGAGCTCGGGTGTCAGCCTTGGCTTCGGCTCGGTCCTGCAGGCTGGAAAATTTATGGAGAAACGCGGGCTTGAGGTGGAGTACATCACCTTTCCCGACGTGAACGCCCCCACCAAAGCCATAGCGGCCGGCGCCATTGATTTCGCCATCGGCGCGAGCGCGGGCGGCTCCATGAGCGTCGTCGCGGACGGCCTGCCGATGAGCATCATCCTGGCCACCCAGGTGGCGCAGCTCGATTTCGTGGTGCTGGAAGATTCGCCCATCAAGACGATGGAAGAGCTCAAGGGTAAGAAGATCGGCATGTCTCCCGCGGGAAGTGCAACGGCCGCCATTACCGCCGCTATTCTTGACAAGAACTATGGTTTCGCGGCGTCCGACTACCAGGCGGTCCCGGGCAACGATTCGCGCGTTGCCCAGTTTCTTGTGCAGAAGGATATCGATGTGGCGGCGCTACGCGGCGTTTCCTTGGCGCTCCTACCGGAGCTGAAACTGCACAAGCTGAGCTCCTTCAGCAAGGAATGGGCGAAGATCACGGGCAAGAATGCTCCGCCCGTGCTCGCGCTCGGCCTCATCCGCAATGACTGGCTGAAGGCGCATCCGGAGGGCGCGGCCAAGATCGTGGCCGCCATGCGCGATGCCTATGAGTTCGGCAAGAAAGACAAGGCGGCGGTGGCCAAGGCTCTTGTGGCGAGTGCCCATCTAAAGGAAACCGACGCCAAGGCTTATGCCGCGCTGTGGGACGACATCTATACGGTCGACATGAGCCCCGATGCCATCGCCTCCCTCAAGGCCCAGTTCGAGATCTTCAAGAGCGTCGGCGCGGTGAAGGGAGAACTTCCTGCGGGCGGCATGAATCCCACCCCCTTCGAGCAGTCGAAGGCCATCAAGTAAACGTCAGGTATCAAGCCAGGCGAAAGCGTACTAACCCAGCAAAGAGAGAAGATCGCATGCCCGCGACGATGAAGGCCCTGTTGCTCAAGCAGCATGGCGATGTGAGCGACCTGTCCGTGGTCAATGACTACCCCGTCCCGATTGCGGGGCCGGGCCAGGTGGTGATCAAGGTTGGCGCCTCCTCATTCAACTATCATGATGTCTTCACCGTGAAGGGCATGCCGGGCATCAAGGTGCCGCTGCCGGTGATCATCGGTCTCGATATGGCCGGCGAGATCACCGAACTGGGCGAGGGAATTACAGACTGGAAGATCGGGGACCGGGTGCTCGTCAATCCCCTCAATCCCGCCAAGGGATTGATGGGAGAAATGATGGACGGCGGGATGGCGCAATATTGCGTCGTCACCGTTGGCCAATTGATCCGGATGCCGCCGGACGTCAGCTTCGTCGACGCGGCTTCTCTTCCGGTGGCCTACGGCACTGCGCACCGGATGCTCGTCACCCACAACACCATCAAGGCGGGGGACAAGGTGCTGATTCTGGGCGCCTCCGGTGGCGTCGGCACCGGCTGCGTGATGCTGGCCAAGGAGATGGGTTGTGAGGTGATCGCCTGCGCCGGATCCGAGGACAAGATGACGCGCCTGAAGGAACTGGGAGCAGACCATGTGGTGAATTACCGGGAAACCGATTTCTCCAAATGGGCCGTCGAGAAGTATGGCAAGCCCCAGCGCCGGACCTATGAGGGCGGTGTGGATGTGGTCATCAACTTCACCGGTGGCGACACCTGGGTGCCCTCGCTTCGGTGCGTGAAGCGCGGAGGGACGATCTTGGTCTGCGGCGCGACGGCCGGCCATGATCCCAAGGAAGACCTGCGCTACATCTGGAGCTTCGAGCTGAAGATTATCGGCTCGAACAGCTTCTACCACGAGAACCTGGCCGCCCTCATGGACATGATTCAGGACGGCCGCCTGAAGCCCGTGGTGGACAAGGTCTTGCCCCTTGAAGAAGCGGCGGAAGGCCTGCGCATGATCCGTGACCGCGAGGTCATGGGCAAGATCGTCGTCACTCCCTGAGAGCCAGCAACATCATATCCGAAACTTCGACTAACATATGCAGAGACTGCGTGGTGGAGGTTCGAGGATTCGAAACCGCCGCTCTATCCGGCGGAGCTACAGGACCGCTCCGGATGATGTATCGCATCCGGGCGGACTGTGCCTACTGGGGATGTTTCGAGAACCGGCGACCCGCCCGATAGCGGTTATGGACACCGCGCCAGCCCACGCCTCAAAAGCGCGCTGATGCCCATGGTGAGTCCGTGCGCCTTTCTGAACGGGTCACCCTTCTTACTTCACGCTTGAACGACGCGCGGAGGTTTACGCTCGGTACGCACACACTTGATTCGATAAAGCTGCGCGGCTGACGTATCGACCGCGCAGTCTGTTTTCCTAGGGCCTTGCCATCTTCTTAGGCCCTTGATCAGTCCATTCAGGCGGCAAGCCCAACTTGTTGCCGACCACACCCATCAGACCCGGATAACGGCCGTAGTTTTCACATGCCGCGTGTTTCGGCGCGAGCCCCATGGTCGAGTTGATCCTTTGCAAGGTCGGGAAGTTGGGACCACTGGTGTTATTGAATGGAGACTCGGCCTTCACGAGCAAATACCCAAAATCCTCTCCGAACGCTTTCGCCAAATCATACGCATCACTGGCCTTGGATGCCTTCGGCGAACTGAACAACACGGTCGCACCCCGCGCCCAAAGCATTGCAGCTTGTTGCTGGCCGCGAGGGTCAACGGCTTCCGCTTCAATGGAGAGATCTCCCAAGCCAATCGGAATCCGAGGGATCGGAATCGGAACCGAAGTTCCCCAGTCGATGAAACTTGCGCCGAGTGAGGCCGCAGCAGAAACACCAGCCGCAAGCTCATCCGTAGGCGCTGCCTTTGTTATCGAGGCGCGCACGGACAAATCTGCGGGAGCATCCGGGGGAACAACGACAAAGCGGTCGCTGAGATTCACGCACAGAGCCCGGTTGACCGCATTCGCGACTAAAGCACGCTGCTGATCTGACAACGTCGGAGCGACGGAAGGCATAAATGCCGTCGACAAGATATTGATCGTTTTGGCCGCCAGCACCTGCTCTTTCTTCACAAGGATGCGCGACTTCGTAATCTTGCCATCCGAGTTAGCCATTCCATCATATGATGACAGGCTGGAACCCCTCACAAGAGGCACAGTCGCACAGCCGGGCAGAAGGAGGATCGCCAGTGTCGCGAGGAATAAGGGCTTACGACGCGTGCACATTGGCTGCCCCCGGCATGCCTTGACTTGCACACGATGAACACGCCCCTTTTTGGAGCATATCCGACGGCGAAAGCCGCCACCGGACACCGATCAATCTGAGAGCATTGTGATACTTGACCCGTCTTTGTCGCTTGTAGAAGCGAACCGTCTCGCAGGCCACAGACTGGTTGTGATTACCAAGGCTGCGCACTGAATCCCCCTGAATGTTAACGCTGCACTATCCATAGGGGGCTCTCGTGACTCATATTCCGGCGAGTGATGTCGAACTGTTTCTCCACCACCGATTTTTGTGTCGAAAGATGTCCGGCTGGATAGAAAACAGCCTTTGTCACAAAAATTGCTATCCAAATCGCTTCGAGGTGAATTCAGCGTCGTTTGGAGATCTTGTCAGGACAATCCGCTCGCGAAGAAACGCGTTCAGTCGCTTCGTTGACGTTCTTGTCAGCCGGCTGCAGCGGCGCGCTGTCGAACTAGCCGCGCTCCAACACGTCCCAACGGCGCAACACGCTGCGCTATGCAATTTTGCGCGCGCTGCTGGAGGCGGCGCACCCATTTTCCCACACTCATTCGCCATGCTCCCATCGGGTCGAACACAGCCTTTCAGTTGACGTGGCTATGGGAGGGCGATCAGCACCGGCAGCACGCCTTCCGATTGCAAGTGTTTACAGAGTTGGGCCAGCGGTACGGCAAGCAGAAAAAGCAACGCATCGAAAAATGTCATGTACACCCGATGCGGATAAATCGTGAGGGTCTCTTCATCGCGCCATAACGATATGTCAGGCACAAAGCGGGGAACGCGCCTGAAATAGGTGGGAAATTGACGGCGATGCTTTCGCAACAACAGTCGCTCTTCATGTTGAGCCACAACAGCGAAAACCGAATACGCGACAAGTGCACACAAAAACGCGATAGTGGCGCTCCCAACTTGAGCACCGATGCCCGCCGCTCCGACGATCGAGAAAGAGTAGAGCGGATTTCTCATGATTGAGTATGGACCTGTATCGACCAGATCGATACCCTTACGGCCTCCTATATAGAAAGAGGACCAAGTCCGGCCAATGATGCATATGGCGATCAGAAGGAGGCCGCCCCACTCGATGGCTTTACGAGCAAACGCATCTAGAGAATAGCTGGGCTCCGCAAGCGCAAAGAGAAGAATTCCAACTGCAACAAACGCGGCGAGAACGATTTTACGCCCGGTCTGCAGCGCTCCGAGATCCAAACCAGGACAAACCAGAGGCCGCCTTATCATTTGAGCGCGACCCTTGCATCTGCCCATTCAGAGATAATGCCTGGCCTTTTCAGGGCCGCGCGCCATGCCGCATCCTCTATCATGGCTCGGACAAACACTCGGAGAATACGTTGTTGCCTTACAAAACGAACCGGTCTGCGCATTCTTCTCGTTGCCTTCAATCGCTTTCCAACCTTTCTGGCACGAGATCCTGTGCAGCGAATGTCAGGCGTGTGTCTTAAGATGTCTGTGCGCTTTCAGTCCAATCGCAACAGAGATACAGAACCGGCAGATCACATCTGATGGGTCACGATTATCTGACGATCAGACTTATCCTTGGGTGACCGCCAGACATTCTCGCGCCAGGCGGATACGCTTCCGGTTGCGGCAATACTCTTATCGAGCTGAGTTTTTTCTACTGGTGCGGCCATGACCGTCATTGCCGCCGAGGGTCCTTGCGCGTAGGCCGCAGAATTGAGGAACAGGAAAAACGAAGTGCAAGCAGCCGCATCAGCCGGTGTTCGGCAACAGCAATCATCCTGCATTTCCCTCTACACTCGTTGACCTTGGGATGCTTGTTAGCCGGGCCCCTGGACAGGTGCAGATGCCCATAAACCAAACGCTTTGCTCGCATAGGGCAATTCGTGTCTAACTGTCTTGGCCGCGACCAATTTGTGTCGAAATGTTTCTGGAGAGATCGCGAGACGCAATTTGTTACAAATGACGGCTTCCTTCGACCGTACTTCGCGGTAAAAGTGCGCCCCTAAGCCAGTGCCGAACAACACTTATGAGTACACACACGCCGCAAATCCTGGTGGTCGACGACGATCCGGAAATCCGAAAACTGCTCGCGCGCTATATCGAAGGGCAGGCATTTCGCGTTCTATTAGCGTCGAGCTGCCGCGAACTCCGTGAGCGCATTGCGACCAATAAAATCGATCTTATCGTTCTGGACGTGATGCTGCCGGATGGGTCGGGCCTCGACGCCTGCCGAGATTTGAAAGCAGAACGAAACACAATCCCCATCATTCTGCTGACCGCTCTCAAGGAGGATATCGATCGTATCGTCGGCCTGGAGATGGGAGCCGACGACTATCTCGGCAAACCGTTCAACCCGCGTGAATTGGTGGCACGGATTCGCGCCGTCCTGCGACGCCGTTCCGAGACGACCTCGCAAGCTCCGACCTCAAAGGTGTATCAATTCGAAGGATTGATCGCGGACCCGCAAACGCGCAGCGTCGTGGACCCTCAAGGCAACGCTATCGAATTGACAGGTGCTGAATTCGATCTGCTGCAGACATTCCTGGACCGACCTGGACGCGTGCTCTCGCGGGATCAGCTTCTGGATCTCACGCATGGCCGTGACGGGGGCGACGTGCTCGATCGCTCGATCGACGTCCTGATCAGCCGCCTCCGGCGCAAGTTGGACGCCTCGGGGGCAACACGCCTGTTCAAGACTGTTCGCAACGGCGGATATCAGCTGGTCGTGAAGGTCGAGTTGCAGGACTCTCCATCATGACCACGTTGCGAGCCAAACTTGCCATGCTCGTTGCCATTGTGATCATTGCGATGGTCAGCATCATAACGGGCGTGCTCATCTACCTGCTGAGACCGCCGAATGAACGGCAAGCAATCGGTCCCATGGCCGAGCAGGTTCAATTGCTGGTGGGAATAGCGCGCGCTGCGCCGGCATTGGTGCCGATCCAGCAAAAACCAGCCGAAGGCGAGGTCGAGACGGAGGTAACCTCCTGGCTACGCGAAACGTTGAAAGCGCGGGGAGTGCCACGCGATGTCCTAGTGTCTCGAAATCTCCGCGATCTGCCTATGCTGTCTATTCCTCTCGACCAAGGCTGGCTTGTTACACAACTCACCGACCTACCCCCGCCGGGCGGAGTTTTTAATATAGTTCTGATGTGGCTCGCGCTAATTGCCCTTGGCGCGATCGCGATCGCGCTCTTCTTCGCCCACCGGATGGTCAAGCCTCTCGTCCTGCTTGAAAGAGCGATCGAGTCGGTGGGGCCGGACGCCCTGCTGCCCGAGCTTGCGATCAAGGGGCCGGCGGAGGTACGGGTCGCCGCTAAGGCACTCAATTCCCTGTCCTCCCGTCTCAAAGAGGCGATGGAGAGCAGAATGCGCCTTGTGGCCGCCGCTGGACATGACTTGCGGACGCCAATCACGCGCATGCGCCTGAGGGCAGAGTTCGTCGAAGACGATGACGACCGCGCAATGTGGCTCAAAGACATCGACGAACTCGCACGGATTGCGGACAGTGCGATCCTCCTCGTGCGGGAAGAGGCCGGGAAGTCCGCACCAGAGTCTCTCAGGCTCGACACGCTGATTTCGGAGCTCGCGGACGAGCTGCGGGCATTGTCATATGACGTCACGCTCACCGGCACCGCCGAGGCGATCGTGCGGGCAAACCGAACCAGCCTCAATCGCGCATTTCGCAATTTGATCATTAACGCCGCTACCCACGGGAAGCGGGCGCGCATCGCCGTCGAAAGCACGCCTTCAGAGGCGCGCGTTGTCATCGAAGATGATGGACCAGGGATTCCGCAGGATCTGCTTGGGCAAGTGTTCGAGCCATTCTTCCGCGCTCACCCTGCGCGCACAAAGAATATCGATGGCGCAGGGCTGGGTCTGACGATCGCATATGAGATTGTGCAGCGCACCGGTGGTACCATCACGATAGAAAATGGTCCATTGTCTGGCTTGCTCCAGATTGTGAAGCTGCCGGTTTACCAAAAACGATAATCAAATTCTGTCTCTCGATAGGGTTTCACCGAGTGAAACGCTGTTTTGCCATCCAGACGGAAAGCCCATTCTCAGCTTCAAGAATAGCTTTCAGCAAGCGCTCAAACGTGTGGGCATCCTCTACGGGTCCAACGGGATGAAGCGAGCCCCCTACTCGCTCCGGCACACCTAAGCCACGATGAGATTGTCGGAGGGCGTCAGCGTCTTTCAGCTAGCGGCTAACATGGGCACCTCGGTCGAGATGATCGAAAAGTTTTACGGTAAAAAAGCGGGTGCGCGATCCGAAGTCAGCGACGGAGCTGACGAAATGGTAACAGCGACCGCCGCCTGATTCAGCGGCTGATCCCTCGGGACCGGCCGTTTGTCGCTATAGCGTTCGTTTACATTCTCATTAGCATTTCTCGTCAGATTGAATATCGCCGGACCAACGTTTGGAGCGAGACGCAATCCTTGCTGCGACCCTTACTTGCCACCAAGCGCACGGTAGATCTTCTGACCGGCGCGGCCCGTCGGCTGCATGCCGAAATGCTTCTCTGCTTCCATAATGGCCTCGCGTGTCGCCGGGCCGATTTTCCCGTCTGTCTTTTCAAGGTCATAACCGCTCGCCAATAGCAGCTTTTGCAGATGGAGACGCTTGGCGCGCGAGAGGCCGGCATCGTCGGTTGGCCAAGCCGTCCTCAGTGATGGATAGCCGGCGAGCCGGTCCGCGAGATAGGAGACGGAGATGGCGTAGGATTCGGCGTGATTGTAAGCATAAATCGCGTTGAAGTTGCGGAAGACAAGGAAGCCTGGCCCCTGACGTCCAGCAGGCAGGAGAAGGCCGGCTTGAGCACCGCCGGAAAGCGGAGCTCCGTCCGCACGCATCACGCCACGGCGCGCCCAGGTAGACAAAGCTGCCTTGTTTTTG
The genomic region above belongs to Pseudorhodoplanes sinuspersici and contains:
- a CDS encoding ABC transporter permease: MRIQATREQRLRLVFLRLALLGLLLFGWQIASLGTPAFILPSPSRVWKTWQELVARPEFWGDFGITFYRIFMGFAFAAVIGTVLGLLLGASRTLGEFFEPVLTIINTVSSSIWAIFALIWFGLSNWSTIFVVFMTAMPLILTNVWQGTQTVNAEFIELARTFRMSRLQMLTKIYLPTILPLFFAGARLAFGFGARVSIVAETLGASSGIGYRLRQAADLVQTDQVFAWTLTLVALMIILEGFVLKPVEQHLFAWKKRPETQ
- a CDS encoding DUF3313 domain-containing protein; amino-acid sequence: MCTRRKPLFLATLAILLLPGCATVPLVRGSSLSSYDGMANSDGKITKSRILVKKEQVLAAKTINILSTAFMPSVAPTLSDQQRALVANAVNRALCVNLSDRFVVVPPDAPADLSVRASITKAAPTDELAAGVSAAASLGASFIDWGTSVPIPIPRIPIGLGDLSIEAEAVDPRGQQQAAMLWARGATVLFSSPKASKASDAYDLAKAFGEDFGYLLVKAESPFNNTSGPNFPTLQRINSTMGLAPKHAACENYGRYPGLMGVVGNKLGLPPEWTDQGPKKMARP
- a CDS encoding ABC transporter substrate-binding protein — its product is MKHLSIAAVALAIVTGLAGHAEAQKVRIGYWSSGVSLGFGSVLQAGKFMEKRGLEVEYITFPDVNAPTKAIAAGAIDFAIGASAGGSMSVVADGLPMSIILATQVAQLDFVVLEDSPIKTMEELKGKKIGMSPAGSATAAITAAILDKNYGFAASDYQAVPGNDSRVAQFLVQKDIDVAALRGVSLALLPELKLHKLSSFSKEWAKITGKNAPPVLALGLIRNDWLKAHPEGAAKIVAAMRDAYEFGKKDKAAVAKALVASAHLKETDAKAYAALWDDIYTVDMSPDAIASLKAQFEIFKSVGAVKGELPAGGMNPTPFEQSKAIK
- a CDS encoding response regulator transcription factor is translated as MSTHTPQILVVDDDPEIRKLLARYIEGQAFRVLLASSCRELRERIATNKIDLIVLDVMLPDGSGLDACRDLKAERNTIPIILLTALKEDIDRIVGLEMGADDYLGKPFNPRELVARIRAVLRRRSETTSQAPTSKVYQFEGLIADPQTRSVVDPQGNAIELTGAEFDLLQTFLDRPGRVLSRDQLLDLTHGRDGGDVLDRSIDVLISRLRRKLDASGATRLFKTVRNGGYQLVVKVELQDSPS
- a CDS encoding methyltransferase family protein; translated protein: MDLGALQTGRKIVLAAFVAVGILLFALAEPSYSLDAFARKAIEWGGLLLIAICIIGRTWSSFYIGGRKGIDLVDTGPYSIMRNPLYSFSIVGAAGIGAQVGSATIAFLCALVAYSVFAVVAQHEERLLLRKHRRQFPTYFRRVPRFVPDISLWRDEETLTIYPHRVYMTFFDALLFLLAVPLAQLCKHLQSEGVLPVLIALP
- a CDS encoding sensor histidine kinase; translated protein: MTTLRAKLAMLVAIVIIAMVSIITGVLIYLLRPPNERQAIGPMAEQVQLLVGIARAAPALVPIQQKPAEGEVETEVTSWLRETLKARGVPRDVLVSRNLRDLPMLSIPLDQGWLVTQLTDLPPPGGVFNIVLMWLALIALGAIAIALFFAHRMVKPLVLLERAIESVGPDALLPELAIKGPAEVRVAAKALNSLSSRLKEAMESRMRLVAAAGHDLRTPITRMRLRAEFVEDDDDRAMWLKDIDELARIADSAILLVREEAGKSAPESLRLDTLISELADELRALSYDVTLTGTAEAIVRANRTSLNRAFRNLIINAATHGKRARIAVESTPSEARVVIEDDGPGIPQDLLGQVFEPFFRAHPARTKNIDGAGLGLTIAYEIVQRTGGTITIENGPLSGLLQIVKLPVYQKR
- a CDS encoding zinc-binding dehydrogenase: MPATMKALLLKQHGDVSDLSVVNDYPVPIAGPGQVVIKVGASSFNYHDVFTVKGMPGIKVPLPVIIGLDMAGEITELGEGITDWKIGDRVLVNPLNPAKGLMGEMMDGGMAQYCVVTVGQLIRMPPDVSFVDAASLPVAYGTAHRMLVTHNTIKAGDKVLILGASGGVGTGCVMLAKEMGCEVIACAGSEDKMTRLKELGADHVVNYRETDFSKWAVEKYGKPQRRTYEGGVDVVINFTGGDTWVPSLRCVKRGGTILVCGATAGHDPKEDLRYIWSFELKIIGSNSFYHENLAALMDMIQDGRLKPVVDKVLPLEEAAEGLRMIRDREVMGKIVVTP